In Lacerta agilis isolate rLacAgi1 chromosome 1, rLacAgi1.pri, whole genome shotgun sequence, the following proteins share a genomic window:
- the LOC117050602 gene encoding ras-related and estrogen-regulated growth inhibitor-like isoform X2, whose product MVEAFCTKARAIPPPTSRLFRSEMIYRHTAVIDGEMVHFEILDTAGQEEDSLQIEEKIKWGDGFAVVYSVTDRCSFDEVMRLCFLINHIHSSPKRSSASGEPPIVIVGNKKDLQFDRMVSSEDGENLSKALKHPFYEISTRDSYEETVVVFNTLYNELMKQGHFSPGSFKRRAVSKLMEKIPKIHANSTLASGGRSLSFNSFRDYIPE is encoded by the exons atgGTGGAGGCATTCTGCACAAAAGCAAGAGCTATCCCTCCCCCAACCTCCAGACTCTTCAGATCAG AGATGATTTATAGGCACACAGCTGTCATCGATGGAGAGATGGTGCATTTTGAAATTCTTGATACAGCAGGACAG GAGGAGGATTCTCTACAAATTGAAGAGAAGATAAAGTGGGGAGATGGCTTTGCTGTGGTTTACTCCGTCACTGACAGGTGCAGCTTCGACGAAGTCATGAGGCTCTGCTTCCTTATCAACCACATCCATTCCAGCCCAAAGCGGAGCAGCGCGAGTGGAGAGCCGCCCATTGTGATTGTCGGGAACAAGAAGGACCTGCAGTTTGACCGCATGGTGTCCTCTGAGGATGGGGAGAACCTCTCCAAGGCCCTGAAGCATCCTTTCTACGAGATCTCTACCAGGGACAGCTATGAGGAGACGGTGGTGGTTTTCAACACTTTATACAATGAGCTGATGAAGCAAGGTCATTTTTCCCCAGGGTCCTTCAAGAGGCGAGCAGTGTCTAAACTAATGGAAAAGATCCCAAAGATTCACGCCAACTCAACTCTGGCCTCGGGTGGCAGGAGCCTGAGCTTCAATTCCTTCAGGGACTACATCCCGGAATGA